One Lysinibacillus fusiformis genomic window carries:
- a CDS encoding replication-associated recombination protein A, translating to MHNEPLAYRMRPHTLDEIVGQQDFVGPDTALYKMIQNGHVPSMLLYGEPGIGKTSIANAIAGSSKLPYFSLNATRAGKKDVEDIVQEARISGKVLLFLDEIHRFNKLQQDTLLPHVENGSIVLIGATTENPYHDVNPAIRSRCGEIHQLKRLTTENLVELIKKALTDDKQGLGKYEFALTEEQIEQMAIAANGDARKALTLLESIYYASDEVNGQTIASDHIIEHLIGRIGVYGDKNGSHFYNLLSALQKSVRGSDTNAALYYLAHLLETGDLVAVSRRLLVMAYEDIGLANPDVGAHMLAAVQAAERLGLPEARIPLASAVIEMCLASKSNSAILAIDAAIASIHEGKTGDIPLHLRDTHYTGAQDLGHVGYKYPHNSPLGTFGGWVNQQYLPDTLVDSEFYKPVIAGEEKRMAGIYEKLKTFQNSKK from the coding sequence TTGCATAATGAACCACTTGCTTATCGCATGCGACCACATACACTTGATGAAATCGTTGGTCAGCAAGATTTCGTCGGACCCGACACAGCACTTTATAAAATGATTCAAAATGGACATGTCCCGTCCATGTTACTTTACGGCGAACCAGGTATTGGTAAAACATCCATTGCCAATGCTATTGCAGGTAGCTCAAAGTTGCCGTACTTCTCTCTAAATGCTACACGCGCTGGGAAAAAAGATGTGGAGGATATTGTACAGGAAGCAAGAATTTCTGGGAAAGTTCTACTTTTTTTGGACGAAATCCATCGCTTCAATAAATTACAGCAGGATACGTTGTTACCTCATGTTGAAAACGGCTCCATTGTATTAATTGGCGCTACTACAGAGAATCCATATCATGATGTAAACCCAGCGATTCGCTCGCGTTGCGGGGAGATCCATCAGTTGAAACGATTAACCACAGAAAATTTAGTTGAACTCATCAAAAAGGCACTGACTGATGACAAGCAAGGACTTGGTAAATATGAATTTGCGCTAACGGAAGAACAAATTGAACAAATGGCAATAGCTGCTAATGGAGATGCACGTAAAGCACTTACTTTACTTGAATCGATTTACTATGCGAGTGATGAAGTAAACGGACAAACAATTGCATCTGACCATATCATCGAACATCTTATAGGTCGAATAGGCGTATATGGTGATAAAAATGGGTCTCATTTTTATAATTTGCTGTCCGCATTGCAAAAATCCGTGCGTGGGAGTGATACAAATGCGGCATTATATTATTTAGCACATTTGCTGGAAACCGGTGATTTAGTGGCTGTTAGCCGTCGCTTACTCGTAATGGCCTATGAGGATATCGGACTTGCCAATCCAGATGTCGGTGCCCATATGCTCGCAGCTGTGCAAGCGGCAGAACGTCTCGGCCTACCTGAGGCGCGTATACCACTGGCAAGTGCTGTTATAGAAATGTGCCTTGCATCGAAATCAAATTCTGCCATCCTAGCAATAGATGCAGCCATCGCCAGCATCCACGAAGGGAAAACAGGTGATATCCCACTTCATTTACGCGATACTCATTACACTGGTGCACAAGACTTAGGGCATGTCGGCTATAAATATCCCCACAATAGCCCTCTCGGAACATTCGGCGGCTGGGTGAATCAACAGTATTTACCTGATACACTGGTTGACTCAGAGTTTTACAAGCCTGTTATCGCGGGCGAAGAGAAACGAATGGCTGGAATCTACGAAAAGTTGAAAACATTCCAGAATAGTAAAAAGTGA
- the cymR gene encoding cysteine metabolism transcriptional regulator CymR produces the protein MKISTKGRYGLTIMIELAKHYGEGPIPLRKIAAEKELSEAYLEQLVSPLRNSGLVKSVRGAYGGYMLANPPSEISAANVISVLEGPIQPVEGIENEEAPQRELWLRIRDAVKNVLDTTTIEDLAQHTEENVVDGYMFYI, from the coding sequence ATGAAAATTTCTACAAAGGGCCGTTACGGGCTGACAATTATGATTGAATTGGCAAAACACTATGGTGAAGGTCCAATTCCACTACGTAAAATTGCCGCAGAAAAGGAACTTTCTGAAGCGTATTTAGAACAACTTGTATCGCCATTACGTAATTCAGGTTTAGTGAAAAGTGTGCGCGGTGCATATGGTGGTTATATGCTAGCTAATCCACCAAGTGAAATTTCTGCTGCGAATGTTATTAGCGTATTAGAAGGTCCAATCCAGCCGGTAGAAGGAATTGAAAATGAGGAAGCACCTCAACGCGAGTTGTGGCTCCGTATTCGTGACGCTGTAAAAAATGTATTAGATACTACAACTATTGAGGATTTAGCCCAACATACAGAGGAAAATGTAGTAGACGGCTATATGTTCTATATTTAA
- a CDS encoding cysteine desulfurase family protein → MNSYIYLDHAATSPMNDKVIDAMTIAMREVYGNASSIHGAGREARKYLDDAREILAHSIGAKPSEVILTSGGTEADNTAILGTAYARATEGKHIITTQIEHHAVLHTCEKLERDGFDVTYLPVDTKGRVSVEAVQKALRADTILVTIMYGNNEVGTIQPIAEIGELLRDHQATFHTDAVQAYGLETIDVMDLQVDLLSVSAHKISGPKGIGFLYQKTGAPLASYVLGGSQEKKRRAGTENIPAVIAFAAAVQNASELRVDKRTMYNHFKQIMLEVFTHENLSFHVNGDTQDVLPHVLNISFAGMEVESFLVNLDMAGICASSGSACTAGSIDPSHVLVAMFGQGTEELRNSIRFSFGEGLTEVDVRQAAKKTAIIVRRLAN, encoded by the coding sequence ATGAATTCATACATCTATCTTGATCATGCTGCGACATCGCCAATGAATGACAAGGTAATTGACGCCATGACTATAGCGATGCGTGAGGTATATGGAAATGCATCAAGTATTCATGGTGCAGGCCGAGAGGCACGAAAATATTTAGATGACGCACGTGAGATACTGGCCCATTCCATCGGTGCAAAGCCAAGTGAAGTTATTTTAACAAGTGGCGGGACAGAAGCGGATAATACTGCGATTCTCGGTACAGCTTATGCACGGGCTACTGAAGGAAAGCATATCATTACAACACAAATTGAACATCATGCGGTGTTACATACATGCGAAAAGCTTGAGAGAGATGGCTTTGATGTGACATATTTACCAGTAGATACAAAGGGGCGAGTTTCTGTTGAGGCGGTGCAAAAAGCACTACGTGCGGATACGATATTAGTAACAATTATGTACGGTAATAATGAGGTTGGTACCATTCAACCAATTGCGGAAATAGGTGAGTTGTTACGCGACCATCAAGCAACATTCCATACAGATGCGGTACAGGCTTATGGATTAGAAACAATTGATGTAATGGATTTACAAGTCGATTTATTAAGTGTATCTGCACATAAGATCAGTGGACCTAAAGGAATTGGCTTCCTTTACCAGAAGACAGGTGCGCCGCTCGCTAGTTATGTACTTGGTGGTTCACAGGAGAAAAAACGTCGTGCGGGTACAGAAAATATTCCGGCTGTTATTGCCTTTGCTGCTGCAGTACAAAATGCAAGTGAGTTGCGTGTAGACAAGCGTACAATGTACAATCACTTTAAGCAAATTATGCTGGAGGTTTTTACGCATGAAAATCTGTCATTCCATGTGAATGGAGATACCCAAGATGTACTACCGCATGTGCTAAATATAAGCTTTGCAGGCATGGAAGTAGAATCGTTTTTAGTAAATCTTGATATGGCTGGCATTTGTGCATCAAGTGGTTCAGCATGCACAGCGGGCTCAATCGATCCTTCACATGTGTTAGTTGCGATGTTTGGGCAAGGAACTGAGGAATTACGCAATTCCATTCGTTTTAGCTTTGGTGAAGGTTTAACGGAAGTTGATGTACGTCAAGCAGCAAAAAAAACAGCAATAA